A genomic region of Zygotorulaspora mrakii chromosome 7, complete sequence contains the following coding sequences:
- a CDS encoding uncharacterized protein (similar to Saccharomyces cerevisiae SDS24 (YBR214W) and SDS23 (YGL056C); ancestral locus Anc_6.107): protein MQPGSGANSGTNSGTNSANGSGSPVLSSSRHASIVEMLSTPPQLPHHVQHNKTYHNHSSSYSQNRTLQQQQASQMGGQAQPSPPQSAQDQVPALSPHSSVSSLNSSLFNADPAKLDSQQMTPTTSQCLSSVHAHEWQYILLSQLIEQNKLITVPESTSVEEAFNTMMKYHLTSLPVEPPQGDMNCLTFDYNDLNSYLLLVLNKIQVSNKSVQQDCQNGKPVPVGEIVKLTPKNPFYKLPESENLSTAMSILGSGVHRVAITDNDMTKIKGILSQRRLIKYLWDNARTFPNLEYLFNSSLQDLKIGVLNTHAKPTSRQSRVISIQGDEPLIMALFKMHVERISSIAVVDQQDNLIGNISVTDVKHVTRTSQYPLLHKNCRHFISVILNVRGLETGKDSFPIFHVYPTSSLGRTLAKLVATKSHRLWIVQPPEIGGSTASIDSNQSISIPSSHSPMISAMEDPPSPHSNNAPPSNLFEKEYRTGKLIGVVSLTDILSLLARCQTEHKQVDPQSARRQRGSIVS from the coding sequence ATGCAACCAGGTAGCGGGGCCAACAGCGGGACCAACAGCGGGACCAACAGTGCGAATGGTAGCGGATCTCCGGTTTTGTCCAGCTCGAGACATGCGTCAATCGTAGAAATGCTTTCTACTCCTCCGCAGCTGCCCCATCACGTGCAGCACAACAAGACGTATCACAACCATAGCTCGAGCTACTCGCAGAACAGGACGCTCCAGCAGCAGCAGGCGAGTCAGATGGGCGGGCAGGCGCAGCCCTCTCCACCGCAAAGCGCTCAGGATCAAGTTCCGGCCCTGTCGCCCCACTCTTCCGTGTCCTCTCTGAActcttcacttttcaatGCGGACCCGGCGAAACTGGACTCGCAACAAATGACGCCAACCACCTCACAGTGTTTGTCGTCAGTGCACGCCCACGAGTGGCAATATATTCTTCTATCGCAACTGATCGAGCAGAATAAACTGATTACGGTCCCCGAGTCTACCTCTGTCGAGGAGGCTTTTAACACGATGATGAAGTACCACCTGACGTCTCTGCCCGTAGAGCCGCCACAGGGCGACATGAACTGTTTGACGTTCGACTACAATGACCTGAACTCGTATCTTCTGCTAGTGTTGAACAAAATTCAGGTGTCAAATAAGAGTGTCCAGCAGGATTGTCAGAACGGGAAACCAGTTCCCGTTGGTGAGATCGTGAAGCTGACGCCGAAAAACCCGTTCTATAAACTGCCTGAGTCGGAGAATTTATCGACAGCCATGAGCATACTGGGGTCTGGAGTTCATCGGGTTGCCATTACAGATAATGACATGACAAAGATCAAAGGTATATTATCACAACGTCGTCTAATCAAATATCTTTGGGATAACGCAAGAACTTTCCCGAATTTGGaatatcttttcaattcgtcattgcaagatttgaaaatcgGTGTTCTAAACACCCATGCAAAACCGACTTCAAGGCAGTCTAGAGTTATATCAATTCAAGGTGACGAACCATTGATAATGGCGCTATTCAAAATGCATGTGGAAAGAATCTCTTCAATCGCTGTTGTTGATCAACAAGATAATTTAATCGGAAATATTTCTGTTACTGATGTCAAACATGTCACAAGAACCTCCCAATATCCATTATTACATAAAAACTGTCGTCATTTCATTTCCGTTATATTAAACGTTAGAGGTCTAGAAACTGGTAAAGATTCTTTCCCAATATTCCACGTTTATCCAACAAGTTCCTTGGGCAGAACTTTGGCAAAGCTTGTAGCGACGAAATCTCATAGATTATGGATTGTTCAACCTCCAGAAATCGGTGGTAGTACGGCAAGTATTGATTCTaatcaatcaatttcaattccttCTTCTCACTCTCCAATGATTTCAGCAATGGAAGATCCTCCTTCACCACATTCGAATAATGCTCCTCcatcaaatctttttgagaaagaatACCGCACAGGTAAATTAATTGGCGTTGTGTCATTAACTGATATATTAAGTTTACTAGCAAGGTGCCAAACTGAACATAAACAAGTTGATCCTCAAAGTGCAAGAAGACAAAGGGGTAGTATTGTATCGTAA
- the OLE1 gene encoding stearoyl-CoA 9-desaturase (similar to Saccharomyces cerevisiae OLE1 (YGL055W); ancestral locus Anc_6.106): MSKMDEVDLVQANVLAAGANKKSVRVVNGFGSLMGSKGMVEMDSKAFKEASQMEEILKRDQEDKDRYAGKKHISEQPWTLNNWHKHLNWLNMILVVFIPSIGWYLAFSGKAKMNPKTIAFAFLYYAMGGASITAGYHRLWSHRSFSARWPLRLFFAIFGCANVEGSIKWWGHGHRLHHRYTDTYRDPYDARRGLWFSHMGWMLLKPNPKYRARADIEDLTDDWIVRFQHRHYILLMAFTAFILPSLVCGYFFNDYFGGFVYAGLIRVFCIQQATFCINSMAHYIGDQPFDDRRTPRDNWLTALVTFGEGYHNFHHEFPTDYRNAIKWYQYDPTKVIIYTSSLIGLSFDLKKFSQNAIQQALVQQQQKKLDRKRSHLNWGPQLTDLPVWDKQDFLREVNERKGLVVISGIVHDVSGYIAEHPGGETLIQSALGKDATRAFNGGVYRHSNAAHNVLATMRVAVVKDGQEAAIKFAARRGEVYKTAKAE, from the coding sequence ATGTCTAAGATGGATGAAGTGGATTTGGTGCAAGCCAATGTTCTCGCAGCAGGCGCTAACAAGAAGTCGGTTCGTGTGGTCAACGGGTTCGGGTCGTTGATGGGTTCCAAGGGCATGGTGGAGATGGACTCCAAGGCGTTCAAGGAAGCCTCGCAGATGGAGGAGATCCTGAAGAGAGACCAGGAGGACAAAGACAGATACGCGGGCAAAAAGCACATCTCGGAGCAGCCCTGGACGCTGAACAACTGGCACAAACACCTGAACTGGCTGAACATGATCCTGGTGGTGTTCATTCCGTCGATTGGGTGGTACCTGGCGTTTTCCGGCAAGGCCAAGATGAACCCCAAGACGATTGCATTTGCATTTCTCTACTATGCGATGGGCGGTGCGTCGATCACGGCGGGGTACCACAGACTGTGGTCGCACAGGTCGTTCAGTGCGCGCTGGCCATTGAGACTGTTTTTCGCCATCTTTGGGTGTGCCAATGTGGAGGGGTCGATCAAATGGTGGGGCCACGGCCACAGACTGCACCACCGTTACACAGACACGTACAGAGACCCATATGACGCCCGTAGGGGTCTGTGGTTCTCGCACATGGGATGGATGCTTTTGAAACCCAATCCAAAGTACAGAGCCAGAGCAGACATCGAGGATTTGACCGATGATTGGATCGTCAGGTTCCAACACAGACATTACATTCTTTTGATGGCTTTCACGGCATTTATCTTGCCCTCGCTGGTTTGTggatatttcttcaacgaTTATTTTGGTGGATTTGTGTATGCAGGTTTGATTCGTGTATTTTGCATCCAACAGGCAACCTTCTGCATTAATTCGATGGCTCATTACATCGGTGACCAACCGTTTGATGACAGAAGAACTCCTCGTGATAACTGGCTAACCGCTCTGGTCACCTTTGGTGAGGGTTATCACAATTTCCATCATGAGTTTCCAACCGATTACAGAAACGCAATCAAATGGTATCAGTATGATCCAACAAAGGTTATCATTTACACTTCGTCATTGATTGGGTTGtcttttgatttgaaaaaattctcgCAAAATGCTATCCAACAGGCTTTGgttcaacaacaacaaaagaaattagATAGAAAACGTTCACACTTGAATTGGGGTCCACAACTAACAGATTTGCCTGTTTGGGACAAACAAGATTTCTTAAGAGAGGTTAACGAAAGAAAGGGTCTTGTTGTTATTTCCGGTATTGTTCATGACGTTTCTGGTTACATCGCAGAACATCCAGGTGGTGAAACTTTGATTCAATCCGCTTTAGGCAAAGATGCCACAAGAGCATTCAATGGTGGTGTTTATCGTCATTCAAATGCTGCTCATAATGTCTTGGCAACGATGAGAGTTGCTGTGGTTAAAGATGGCCAAGAAGCTGCAATTAAATTTGCTGCTAGAAGAGGTGAGGTCTATAAAACAGCAAAGGCAGAATAG
- the GEP7 gene encoding Gep7p (similar to Saccharomyces cerevisiae YGL057C; ancestral locus Anc_6.108), translated as MLPRTILRSYSARVPPKSLLAKQSNRLNKKIQPKDSSKLIVTSLRDIISLFQANSQSQEDDEIESINNKNYINQLIESGELERLAATKLSLDKSTNKIPIEALVNKFPSFTNEEMEIIKEATHIYNSKAWCEYPTYLKQLSYYLSFGSYGPRNDIPFVLNKKPIDFTFKNRSTTKSAIAKRLNKDQLTNRFYVTEQRKHHFSPTTLDPMSKFVFFSAIGVSAVVGWYEWQLEKQDSK; from the coding sequence ATGTTACCTCGCACCATACTACGATCATATTCGGCAAGGGTACCACCAAAGTCTTTGTTAGCAAAACAGTCAAATCgattgaataaaaaaattcaacCTAAAGATAGCTCAAAACTAATAGTAACCTCACTGCGTGACATTATATCTTTATTTCAAGCCAATTCGCAAAGCCAGGAAGacgatgaaattgaatcgATCAACAACAAGAATTACATTAATCAATTAATCGAATCAGGCGAACTGGAAAGACTTGCGGCCACCAAACTTAGTCTGGATAAATCTACAAATAAGATTCCTATTGAAGCATTGGTAAATAAATTTCCATCGTTCACGAACGAAGAGATGGAAATCATTAAAGAAGCAACTCATATTTACAATTCAAAAGCTTGGTGCGAATATCCCACCTACCTCAAACAGCTAAGCTATTATTTATCGTTTGGTTCTTATGGACCAAGAAATGATATAccatttgttttgaataaGAAACCAATTGATTTTACATTCAAAAATCGTTCAACTACAAAGAGCGCAATCGCAAAAAGACTAAACAAAGACCAACTAACAAATCGATTTTATGTAACTGAACAAAGGAAACATCATTTCAGCCCGACTACTTTAGATCCAATGAGCAAATTTGTGTTCTTCTCGGCAATTGGGGTCTCAGCAGTCGTTGGCTGGTATGAATGGCAATTAGAAAAACAAGATAGTAAATGA
- the RAD6 gene encoding E2 ubiquitin-conjugating protein RAD6 (similar to Saccharomyces cerevisiae RAD6 (YGL058W); ancestral locus Anc_6.109), translated as MKEDSPPGVSASPLPDNVMVWNAMIIGPADTPYEDGTFRLLLEFDEEYPNKPPHVKFLSEMFHPNVYANGEICLDILQNRWTPTYDVASILTSIQSLFNDPNPASPANVEAATLFKDHKSQYVKRVKETVEKSWEDDMDDMEDEEDEDEDDDED; from the coding sequence ATGAAAGAGGATTCGCCACCAGGCGTATCGGCGTCACCACTACCTGATAACGTTATGGTATGGAATGCGATGATAATTGGACCAGCAGATACACCATATGAAGATGGGACATTCAGACTGCTGTTAGAATTTGATGAGGAATACCCGAATAAGCCTCCACatgtaaaatttttgagtgAAATGTTCCATCCAAATGTATATGCGAACGGAGAAATTTGTCTAGATATTCTGCAAAATCGATGGACACCAACTTATGATGTGGCATCAATACTGACGTCTATTCAAAGTCTTTTCAACGATCCAAACCCTGCTTCGCCCGCTAATGTAGAAGCTGCGACATTATTCAAAGACCACAAGTCACAGTATGTAAAAAGAGTGAAAGAAACTGTAGAGAAATCATGGGAGGATGACATGGACGATATggaagatgaggaagatgaagacgaagatgatgatgaagattgA
- the MET8 gene encoding bifunctional precorrin-2 dehydrogenase/sirohydrochlorin ferrochelatase MET8 (similar to Saccharomyces cerevisiae MET8 (YBR213W); ancestral locus Anc_6.105) — protein MGGKSLIVAHQLEDNNVLLVGGGEVGLTRLRKLISTGSKVTLVSPEIHPLILKEYCNFTIDKKDNKHDNWNERGKKKSVYRIIKDEFKEEHLLLYQNGVDSGWSLILTCIPNQEVSEGIYFEAKKRFGSQQMVNVADNPKLCDIYFGANLEFGSNSEDDCLMQLMISSNGMGPRFVAMVRDEIGKMLGGIDFEKSLIKLGKLRSNIREITDNSKDIKYRMEWMKKCTEIYGVKNCENIDEDELIDLFKEMYIEKDLNFPDKEIMFEKYTENMTKK, from the coding sequence ATGGGCGGCAAATCATTAATTGTAGCACATCAATTAGAAGATAATAATGTTCTATTAGTTGGAGGAGGAGAAGTTGGTTTAACGCGATTAAGAAAGTTGATATCAACTGGTTCAAAAGTTACATTGGTGTCACCCGAGATACACCCattgatattgaaagaatattGTAACTTTACGATTGATAAAAAGGATAATAAACATGATAATTGGAACGAAAGAGGTAAAAAGAAAAGCGTCTACAGAATAATAAAGGACGAATTTAAAGAAGAACATTTGTTACTGTATCAAAATGGCGTAGATAGTGGTTGGAGCTTAATTTTGACATGTATACCAAATCAGGAAGTCAGTGAAGGAATATATTTTGAggcaaagaaaagatttggCTCACAACAAATGGTAAATGTTGCCGATAATCCAAAACTATGTGACATTTATTTTGGAGCAAATTTAGAATTTGGCAGTAATAGTGAAGATGACTGTTTAATGCAGCTAATGATAAGTTCAAATGGTATGGGACCAAGATTTGTGGCAATGGTAAGAGATGAAATTGGCAAAATGCTTGGTGgcattgattttgaaaaaagtttaaTAAAATTGGGCAAGTTAAGATCAAATATTAGAGAAATAACCGATAATAGTAAGGATATTAAATACAGAATGGAGTGGATGAAAAAGTGTACAGAAATTTATGGTGTTAAGAATtgtgaaaatattgatgaagatgagcttattgatcttttcaaagagatgtATATCGAAAAGGATCTAAATTTCCCAGATAAAGAAATaatgtttgaaaaatatacaGAAAAcatgacaaaaaaataa